GCCCCGCCGCGTCAACCGCCGTCCCCGGCGGGCACGCCGCGACGATCTCCCCCGCGAGCCCCGCGTCCCCCGGCCCGCCCACGAGCACGATCGCGACGTCCCCCGCCAACGCCCCGGCGAGTTCGGCGTAGAACGGCCACCGCTTCGTCGCCCACACGCTGCCCGGCGCGAGCGCGACGAAGCGCCGCCCCGTGAGCGGCGCGAGCACCGCATCGACCGCCGCCCGCTCGTCCGCGCCTGGGTACAGCGCCGGCCGCACCTGCTCGGCCGTCGGCGCCCCGTCCGGGCTCGCCAATGCCCAGAGCCGCTCCGCGTGATGCCGGTCCGCCCGGTACCGCACGACCCGCGTGTAGAACGCCCGCGCGTTCCGCGACGTATCGAACCCCACCCGCTCGCGACACCCCGCGACCACCGCGAGCATCGCGCTCCGCGGCGACCCCTGCGCCAGGTACGCCGCCCCGTACGGCCCGCCCGCGCGCAGCCTTCGCCCGACCCGCCACAGCCCCCCGATCCCGCCGTCCCGCCCGCGCTTGTCGTACACGATCACCCGCCTAACGCCCGGATTCCCCGCGAGCACCCCCGCCGCCTCCGCCCGCACGACGACGTCGACCGGTCCGCTCGCCGCCAACTCCCGGAGTAACGCGGTCGTCAACACCACGTCGCCCAAGAACGACGTCTGCACGACCAAGCTCGCCTCAACCATGCGCCGAACGCCCGAGGCGCGGGGCGGCGGGGGGCCCCCCCACCCCTAGTCGACCT
This is a stretch of genomic DNA from Gemmatimonadetes bacterium T265. It encodes these proteins:
- the rfaF gene encoding ADP-heptosyltransferase, translated to MQTSFLGDVVLTTALLRELAASGPVDVVVRAEAAGVLAGNPGVRRVIVYDKRGRDGGIGGLWRVGRRLRAGGPYGAAYLAQGSPRSAMLAVVAGCRERVGFDTSRNARAFYTRVVRYRADRHHAERLWALASPDGAPTAEQVRPALYPGADERAAVDAVLAPLTGRRFVALAPGSVWATKRWPFYAELAGALAGDVAIVLVGGPGDAGLAGEIVAACPPGTAVDAAGRLSLLASAALIGRAALLVTNDSAPQHLASAVGTPTLAIFGPTVPAFGFGPLAPGSVTVGVDDLACRPCDRHGPRVCPLGHWRCMREQAPGAVAARARAMLADLSLPDSRSTCLTPPDR